Proteins encoded within one genomic window of Oncorhynchus masou masou isolate Uvic2021 chromosome 1, UVic_Omas_1.1, whole genome shotgun sequence:
- the LOC135541422 gene encoding ubiquitin-like protein 4A-A, translating into MILTVKPLQGKECNVQVTEDEKVSTVKELVSERLNIPANQQRLLYKGKALADEHRLSDYSIGPEAKLNLVVRPAGERSGVAGMASSSSAVGGVWQTLSTVLAKHFSPADAAKVQEQLVKDYERSLRQLSMDDIERLAGRLLHPDSEGMDTSYMD; encoded by the exons ATGATTTTAACTGTAAAACCACTTCAAGGAAAGGAGTGCAACGTACAG GTCACAGAAGATGAAAAAGTATCCACTGTGAAAGAACTGGTGTCTGAACGTCTGAATATACCTGCAAATCAGCAACGATTGCTTTACAAAGGGAAAGCCCTTGCAG ATGAACACCGATTGAGTGATTATTCCATTGGGCCAGAGGCCAAGTTAAATTTGGTGGTTCGTCCTGCgggggagaggagtggtgtgGCTGGGATGGCTAGCAGTAGCAGTGCTGTTGGTGGGGTGTGGCAGACTCTGTCCACTGTCCTGGCGAAGCATTTCAGCCCTGCAGATGCAGCTAAAGTGCAAGAACAGCTTGTCAAG GATTATGAACGTTCACTTAGGCAACTCAGCATGGATGACATTGAACGCCTGGCTGGGCGACTGCTTCACCCAGACAGTGAGGGTATGGACACATCGTACATGGATTGA